In Lachnospiraceae bacterium, one DNA window encodes the following:
- a CDS encoding tyrosine-type recombinase/integrase, with protein sequence MKYRVVSILKDNRPRFLIISDIEEIEILPSKYLKHLDQINASPNTVKSAAFALSYYYNYLQEQTIGLDEITLLSYSEQNKHFIDFLYWVKSGKHTEHNTQTSNKTCNMYLGAVFRYYQFLALEDVLPMLKVLRVKKVSYFDSMGVNHQNAVNSFKGFFKEEEEPNLEEITSEEIQELINACTNDRDRLLIAMMAETGLRLGEILGIHYTEDIDFERRTVRVRYRESNTNLARAKNAEYRMALLSNTTFEFLVKYISDNRKSLMNSEYLFTKLTGKNKGEPLDADSVYSMLKRLSKKTDINSHPHQLRHYFAEERRKEGWDLNDIRFALGHKKVETTIKYLGENNERLIEATDQYYSNNEDLYQIADFL encoded by the coding sequence TTGAAATATAGGGTTGTTTCGATTTTGAAAGATAATAGACCACGTTTTTTGATTATTTCTGATATTGAAGAAATTGAAATTCTTCCATCAAAGTATTTGAAGCATCTGGATCAGATTAATGCTTCTCCGAATACTGTAAAATCCGCAGCCTTCGCACTTTCATATTATTACAATTATCTGCAGGAGCAAACGATAGGATTGGATGAGATTACATTGCTATCCTATTCAGAGCAGAATAAACATTTTATTGATTTCTTGTATTGGGTTAAGAGTGGAAAGCATACTGAGCATAATACACAAACGAGCAATAAGACCTGCAATATGTATCTTGGTGCAGTTTTCAGATACTACCAGTTTTTGGCACTGGAAGATGTTTTGCCAATGCTTAAAGTCTTACGAGTAAAAAAAGTATCGTATTTTGACAGTATGGGAGTAAATCATCAAAATGCAGTGAATTCGTTTAAAGGTTTCTTCAAAGAAGAAGAAGAACCTAATCTGGAAGAAATAACATCCGAAGAAATACAGGAGCTGATAAATGCCTGTACGAATGATAGAGATCGATTGCTGATAGCAATGATGGCAGAAACCGGTCTTAGATTAGGGGAAATTCTGGGAATCCATTATACCGAAGATATTGATTTTGAAAGAAGGACGGTTCGGGTAAGGTATCGTGAATCCAATACCAACTTGGCAAGAGCAAAAAATGCAGAATATAGAATGGCTTTGTTAAGTAATACAACTTTTGAGTTCTTGGTTAAGTACATTTCTGATAATCGAAAAAGTCTGATGAACTCGGAGTATCTATTTACAAAATTGACTGGAAAAAACAAAGGAGAGCCATTAGATGCGGATTCTGTGTATAGCATGTTGAAAAGACTATCCAAAAAAACGGATATCAATTCCCATCCGCATCAGCTCCGACACTATTTTGCGGAGGAAAGAAGAAAAGAAGGATGGGATTTGAATGACATTCGTTTTGCCCTGGGGCATAAGAAAGTTGAAACTACCATTAAATACTTGGGTGAAAATAATGAACGATTGATAGAAGCAACAGATCAATACTACTCAAATAATGAAGATTTATACCAAATTGCAGATTTTCTGTAA
- a CDS encoding helix-turn-helix transcriptional regulator — protein MNEFISNSGTLINPDSVYDQERFINILQIILQKKTQKELSEQTGLNNATISRMLNGARSGRPYKSTIDKIAKAIDDPELIQELYDATGYSSKKIRERKKIIADNGFSLDFSTVQVHEKFFSTLMRGLSMMTSLHKVEWTIKSGTPKSYDYLIELKEGNIDYWYIRYVDRITSDEERKKALTAIYGEFAKLKLDGKIKVSCATPSYEDYDYFVTIPPYQLNTNASIIHFDSELERFADETFLETALPLKENIPVKDFCNLTEPLIL, from the coding sequence ATGAACGAATTTATATCAAATTCAGGCACACTAATAAATCCTGACAGCGTTTACGATCAGGAAAGATTCATCAATATACTTCAAATCATTTTACAGAAAAAAACACAAAAAGAATTATCTGAACAAACAGGCTTAAATAATGCAACCATTTCACGAATGCTCAACGGTGCCCGATCTGGAAGACCATATAAAAGCACTATTGATAAAATTGCAAAAGCCATTGATGATCCAGAACTTATCCAAGAATTATATGATGCAACGGGATATTCTTCTAAGAAAATACGGGAACGAAAAAAGATAATTGCAGACAATGGATTTTCTCTGGATTTCTCTACTGTTCAGGTGCATGAAAAGTTTTTTTCTACCTTAATGCGTGGACTTTCCATGATGACAAGTCTGCATAAAGTTGAATGGACAATAAAATCTGGAACGCCCAAATCATACGATTATTTAATTGAATTAAAAGAGGGAAATATAGATTATTGGTATATTAGATATGTAGATAGAATTACTTCTGATGAAGAAAGGAAAAAAGCCTTAACTGCCATTTATGGCGAATTTGCAAAATTGAAATTGGACGGAAAAATCAAAGTTTCTTGCGCCACTCCTTCTTACGAAGATTATGATTATTTTGTTACAATTCCGCCATATCAATTAAATACAAATGCTTCAATTATACATTTTGATTCTGAACTCGAAAGATTTGCAGACGAAACCTTTTTAGAGACAGCTTTACCACTTAAAGAAAATATTCCTGTTAAGGATTTTTGTAATCTTACCGAACCACTGATACTATAA